In one Streptomyces venezuelae genomic region, the following are encoded:
- a CDS encoding putative bifunctional diguanylate cyclase/phosphodiesterase — protein MAWAPPAVRGTGMEPTESAAPDSRLRARRWRAPAWLRGRRTATTTDQGSMPQPAAGSGPCALSTAVEPRERAWTAAPQHGTDSPATLAGPGVPAVQDARDPWPLLPLLTVAAAAVLLGTGFFQALTGRHALFPTGAAGWSLAVLTGLIVGHLVALGRDRWWGGTGSGGALTVAVLLLYGWVPAGMVSLTVVVLVGVARRHRWRQGLLHGAVDILGIGAGALTLAAFGTAPSAESPWLPETWDLYTAPQVALVAVAYLAVTRVLLWYVHAPRTEALPTVTRTALVRQGLLGIALLGIAPLICVVAISLPILLPLFAIPLVALDSTLWIARARAEEQLRDPLTGLPNRQWLLERTWTALDDAERIGARSALMLIDMDRFRSVNDTLGHLAGDRLLLQIADRLRLALPRGAEAARLGGDEFAVLLPVADSTTSATRVARQLVAALGSPLDLDGLTLVLEASAGLAVFPDHALDAEGLLRRADVAMYQAKRDRTGVEVYESKRDSNTPDRLGLLGDLRRALDAGDVELHYQPKVRFDGQVAGLEALVRWVHPERGKVPPDEFIAIAESSGLMPHLTEYVLETALGQVAKWQAQGLKVPVAVNVSPRDVHTPGFAGAVAARLARHGVPAGALQLEITEHVLLEDPQRAADTLAGLTGHGVKMSLDDFGTGYSSLVHLRRLPVSELKIDRSFVARLAVDNEDAEIVRCTVDLAHSLGLLVVAEGVEDDETWERLRDLGCDAVQGWLVAAAMPAEETTAWLRARGSRGWRRPADVAAEAANASADQTPGHVVQ, from the coding sequence ATGGCGTGGGCACCGCCGGCTGTGAGAGGGACGGGAATGGAACCGACCGAGAGCGCCGCCCCGGACTCACGGCTGCGCGCGCGCCGGTGGCGCGCGCCGGCCTGGCTGCGCGGCCGCCGGACCGCGACGACCACCGACCAGGGCAGCATGCCGCAGCCCGCCGCCGGCTCCGGACCCTGCGCGCTGAGCACCGCCGTCGAACCACGCGAACGGGCCTGGACCGCCGCACCGCAGCACGGCACCGACAGCCCCGCGACCCTCGCGGGGCCGGGCGTACCGGCCGTGCAGGACGCCCGTGACCCCTGGCCGCTGCTGCCCCTCCTGACCGTCGCCGCGGCCGCCGTGCTGCTCGGCACCGGCTTCTTCCAGGCCCTCACCGGCCGCCACGCCCTGTTCCCCACCGGCGCCGCGGGCTGGTCCCTCGCCGTCCTGACCGGCCTCATCGTCGGCCACCTCGTCGCCCTCGGCCGCGACCGCTGGTGGGGCGGCACGGGCTCCGGCGGCGCCCTCACCGTCGCCGTCCTCCTGCTCTACGGCTGGGTGCCCGCCGGCATGGTCAGCCTCACCGTTGTCGTCCTCGTCGGCGTCGCACGCAGGCACCGCTGGCGCCAGGGCCTGCTGCACGGCGCGGTCGACATCCTCGGCATCGGCGCGGGCGCACTCACGCTGGCCGCGTTCGGCACGGCACCCAGCGCCGAATCGCCCTGGCTCCCCGAGACCTGGGACCTCTACACCGCACCTCAGGTGGCGCTGGTCGCCGTCGCCTACCTCGCCGTCACCCGCGTCCTGCTCTGGTACGTCCACGCGCCGCGCACCGAGGCCCTGCCCACCGTCACCCGCACCGCGCTCGTCCGCCAGGGACTGCTCGGCATCGCGCTGCTCGGCATCGCCCCGCTGATCTGCGTCGTCGCGATCTCCCTGCCGATCCTGCTGCCCCTCTTCGCCATCCCGCTGGTCGCCCTCGACTCCACCCTGTGGATAGCCCGAGCCCGCGCCGAGGAGCAGCTCCGCGACCCCCTCACCGGCCTGCCCAACCGCCAGTGGCTCCTCGAACGGACCTGGACCGCCCTCGACGACGCCGAGCGGATCGGCGCACGCTCCGCGTTAATGCTGATCGACATGGACCGCTTCCGGTCGGTCAACGACACCCTCGGCCACCTCGCGGGGGACCGGCTGCTCCTCCAGATCGCGGACCGGCTGCGCCTCGCACTGCCCCGCGGCGCCGAGGCCGCGCGTCTCGGCGGTGACGAGTTCGCCGTCCTGCTGCCGGTTGCCGACTCCACGACATCGGCCACGCGCGTGGCCCGCCAGCTCGTCGCCGCGCTCGGCTCCCCGCTCGACCTCGACGGCCTCACCCTCGTCCTGGAGGCCAGCGCGGGCCTCGCGGTCTTCCCCGACCACGCACTCGACGCGGAGGGCCTCCTGCGGCGTGCGGACGTCGCGATGTACCAGGCCAAGCGGGACCGCACGGGCGTCGAGGTCTACGAATCCAAGCGGGACTCCAACACCCCCGACCGCCTCGGCCTCCTCGGCGACCTGCGCCGTGCGCTCGACGCGGGTGACGTCGAGCTGCACTACCAGCCGAAGGTCCGGTTCGACGGACAGGTCGCGGGCCTGGAGGCGCTGGTCCGCTGGGTGCACCCCGAACGGGGGAAGGTGCCGCCCGACGAGTTCATCGCGATCGCCGAGTCGTCCGGCCTCATGCCGCACCTCACCGAGTACGTCCTGGAGACCGCCCTCGGTCAGGTCGCCAAGTGGCAGGCCCAGGGCCTGAAGGTCCCCGTCGCCGTGAACGTCTCCCCGCGCGACGTGCACACCCCCGGCTTCGCCGGAGCGGTCGCCGCGCGCCTCGCCCGCCACGGGGTCCCCGCGGGAGCCCTGCAGCTCGAGATAACCGAGCACGTCCTCCTCGAAGACCCGCAGCGCGCGGCGGACACCCTCGCCGGCCTCACCGGCCACGGCGTCAAGATGTCCCTCGACGACTTCGGCACGGGGTACTCCTCCCTGGTCCACCTACGTCGCCTCCCCGTCAGCGAACTCAAGATCGACCGTTCCTTCGTCGCCCGCCTCGCCGTCGACAACGAGGACGCGGAGATCGTCCGCTGCACCGTCGACCTCGCCCATTCGCTCGGCCTGCTCGTCGTCGCCGAGGGAGTCGAGGACGACGAGACGTGGGAGCGGCTGCGGGACCTCGGATGCGACGCGGTCCAGGGCTGGCTGGTCGCGGCCGCGATGCCGGCCGAGGAGACGACGGCGTGGCTCCGCGCCCGCGGCTCCCGGGGCTGGCGCCGCCCGGCGGACGTGGCGGCCGAAGCGGCGAACGCCTCCGCAGACCAAACCCCGGGCCACGTGGTCCAGTAG
- the gatC gene encoding Asp-tRNA(Asn)/Glu-tRNA(Gln) amidotransferase subunit GatC, producing MPGITREEVAHLARLARLELKAEELDHFAGQLDDIIGAVARVSEVADQDVPPTSHPLPLTNVMRADEVRPSLTPEQALSGAPAQEQRRFKVPQILGED from the coding sequence ATGCCTGGCATCACGCGCGAGGAGGTCGCCCACCTCGCCCGCCTTGCACGTCTGGAGCTGAAGGCCGAGGAGCTCGACCACTTCGCCGGACAGCTCGACGACATCATCGGCGCGGTAGCCCGCGTCTCCGAGGTCGCCGACCAAGACGTACCGCCGACCTCGCACCCGCTGCCGCTGACGAACGTCATGCGCGCGGACGAGGTCCGCCCGTCGCTCACCCCCGAGCAGGCGCTCTCGGGCGCCCCCGCCCAGGAGCAGCGGCGTTTCAAGGTGCCGCAGATCCTGGGGGAGGACTGA
- a CDS encoding SMI1/KNR4 family protein, with protein sequence MELAHRIAAFTELVGPPADAAPAVDWATVEAWLEVPLPGDYKSLVTAFGPAEIGHGAASVRLHTPCVSADGRYDYGAWVVETHRHSAIRPGMFTQERRRFLPDEGGLLAFATTAEGDHLFWDTSVSKDPDAWPVVLLTTSVAVGGASPWVSYGTSLLDVLSRAARDGGPARTWAPLAGAAPWSPPPRGTYVDARQHAALTEGEGLEAITALIPPPLTPHLGKGSWEALFERLGTRLPADFVALSEAYGAGNWSWWLDMPVPLDLDHRLGLAAGTEEMLEGYRSLRESFPEYYPMPAWPEPGGFLPVVSTIDGDQIGWCAEGDDPDRWRVAVNPRHADQGPPLETNFTDTLLNWLRGGRPAGEGFFWLRKDQDPLEHMFFEPFGEPREENP encoded by the coding sequence ATGGAACTCGCCCACCGCATCGCCGCCTTCACGGAGCTGGTCGGACCGCCCGCCGACGCCGCGCCCGCCGTCGACTGGGCCACGGTGGAGGCCTGGCTCGAAGTCCCGCTCCCCGGGGACTACAAGTCGCTGGTGACGGCGTTCGGCCCGGCTGAAATAGGCCACGGCGCCGCGTCCGTCCGGCTGCACACCCCGTGTGTCAGCGCCGACGGGCGGTACGACTACGGGGCATGGGTGGTCGAGACGCACCGGCACTCCGCGATACGGCCGGGGATGTTCACCCAGGAGCGGCGCCGCTTCCTGCCCGACGAGGGCGGCCTCCTCGCCTTCGCCACGACGGCCGAGGGCGACCACCTGTTCTGGGACACCTCGGTCTCGAAGGACCCCGACGCCTGGCCGGTGGTGCTCCTGACCACGTCCGTCGCGGTCGGCGGCGCATCACCCTGGGTTTCCTACGGAACCTCGCTCCTCGACGTCCTGTCGAGGGCCGCCCGCGACGGCGGCCCCGCACGCACCTGGGCGCCGCTGGCGGGCGCCGCGCCGTGGTCACCGCCGCCCCGGGGGACGTACGTCGACGCACGCCAGCACGCCGCGCTCACCGAGGGCGAGGGCCTGGAGGCGATCACCGCGCTGATACCGCCGCCGCTCACCCCCCACCTGGGCAAGGGCAGTTGGGAGGCGCTCTTCGAACGGCTCGGGACGCGGCTGCCCGCGGACTTCGTGGCGCTGTCGGAGGCGTACGGCGCGGGGAACTGGAGCTGGTGGCTCGACATGCCGGTGCCGCTCGACCTCGACCACCGGCTCGGCCTCGCGGCGGGCACCGAGGAGATGCTGGAGGGATACCGCAGCCTGCGCGAGAGCTTCCCCGAGTACTACCCGATGCCCGCCTGGCCCGAGCCCGGCGGCTTCCTGCCCGTCGTCTCGACGATCGACGGCGACCAGATCGGCTGGTGCGCCGAGGGCGACGATCCCGACCGGTGGCGCGTCGCGGTCAACCCGCGGCACGCGGACCAGGGACCGCCCCTGGAAACGAACTTCACCGACACACTGCTGAACTGGCTGCGCGGCGGCCGCCCCGCCGGTGAAGGCTTCTTCTGGCTGCGCAAGGACCAGGACCCGCTGGAGCACATGTTCTTCGAGCCGTTCGGGGAGCCGCGGGAGGAGAACCCATGA
- the gatB gene encoding Asp-tRNA(Asn)/Glu-tRNA(Gln) amidotransferase subunit GatB has product MTVTSDLVSYEEALATYDPVMGLEVHVELGTKTKMFCGCSTALKQDANSQTCPTCLGLPGALPVVNEIGVESAIKIGLALNCEIAEWCRFARKNYFYPDMPKNFQTSQYDEPIAFDGYLDVQLEDGEVFRVEIERAHMEEDTGKSTHVGGATGRIHGASHSLLDYNRAGIPLIEIVTKPIEGAGERAPEVAKAYVAELRELIKALDVSEARMDKGQMRCDVNLSLRPKGQQEFGTRSETKNVNSLRSVERAARFEIQRHAAVLNSGGTIVQETRHFHEEDGSTTSGRIKDNAEDYRYFPEPDLVPVAPAREWVEKLRAGLPEMPRVRRNRLREEWGISEHDMQSILNAGAVEPIVATIEAGADAASARKWWMGELARNANESGVALEELPITPAHVARVTALVSAGDLNDKLARQVIEGVLKGEGAPDEVVEKRGLKVVSDEGALTAAVDEAIAGNPGVADKIRGGKVAAAGALVGAVMKATRGQADAARVKELILEKLGVSEG; this is encoded by the coding sequence GTGACTGTCACTTCTGACCTGGTGTCGTACGAGGAAGCCCTCGCGACGTACGACCCCGTCATGGGCCTTGAGGTCCATGTCGAGCTCGGCACCAAGACCAAGATGTTCTGCGGCTGCTCGACCGCGCTCAAGCAGGACGCGAACAGCCAGACCTGCCCCACCTGTCTCGGTCTGCCCGGCGCCCTGCCGGTCGTCAACGAGATCGGCGTGGAGTCCGCGATCAAGATCGGCCTCGCGCTGAACTGCGAGATCGCCGAGTGGTGCCGCTTCGCCCGGAAGAACTACTTCTATCCGGACATGCCGAAGAACTTCCAGACCTCCCAGTACGACGAGCCGATCGCCTTCGACGGCTATCTGGACGTCCAGCTGGAGGACGGCGAGGTCTTCCGCGTGGAGATCGAGCGCGCCCACATGGAGGAGGACACCGGCAAGTCCACGCACGTCGGTGGCGCGACGGGCCGTATCCACGGCGCCTCGCACTCCCTCCTGGACTACAACCGCGCCGGCATCCCGCTCATCGAGATCGTCACCAAGCCGATCGAGGGCGCGGGCGAGCGTGCCCCCGAGGTCGCCAAGGCGTACGTCGCCGAGCTGCGCGAGCTCATCAAGGCGCTCGACGTCTCCGAGGCCCGGATGGACAAGGGCCAGATGCGCTGCGACGTGAACCTCTCGCTGCGTCCCAAGGGGCAGCAGGAGTTCGGCACGCGCAGCGAGACGAAGAACGTCAACTCGCTGCGCTCCGTGGAGCGCGCGGCGCGCTTCGAGATCCAGCGTCACGCGGCGGTCCTGAACTCCGGCGGCACCATCGTGCAGGAGACCCGTCACTTCCACGAGGAGGACGGCTCCACCACCTCGGGCCGCATCAAGGACAACGCCGAGGACTACCGGTACTTCCCGGAGCCCGACCTGGTGCCCGTCGCCCCGGCCCGCGAGTGGGTCGAGAAGCTGCGTGCCGGTCTGCCCGAGATGCCGCGCGTGCGCCGCAACCGCCTCCGCGAGGAGTGGGGCATCAGCGAGCACGACATGCAGTCGATCCTCAACGCGGGTGCGGTCGAGCCGATCGTCGCCACCATCGAGGCGGGCGCCGACGCGGCGTCGGCCCGCAAGTGGTGGATGGGCGAGCTGGCGCGCAACGCCAACGAGTCGGGCGTGGCCCTTGAGGAGCTCCCGATCACTCCGGCGCACGTCGCCCGGGTGACCGCGCTCGTCTCCGCGGGCGACCTGAACGACAAGCTGGCCCGCCAGGTCATCGAGGGTGTCCTGAAGGGCGAGGGCGCGCCGGACGAGGTCGTCGAGAAGCGCGGCCTGAAGGTCGTCTCGGACGAGGGCGCCCTGACGGCCGCCGTCGACGAGGCCATCGCCGGCAACCCCGGTGTCGCGGACAAGATCCGCGGTGGCAAGGTCGCGGCTGCCGGTGCGCTGGTCGGCGCGGTCATGAAGGCCACCCGTGGCCAGGCCGACGCGGCCCGCGTCAAGGAGCTGATCCTGGAGAAGCTGGGCGTCAGCGAAGGCTGA
- a CDS encoding phosphocholine-specific phospholipase C, with protein sequence MTPEISRRRLMAIGGGALGAAAVGSFLPPSLQEALAHEPPAHGGLDKIEHVVILMQENRSFDHYFGSLRGVRGFGDRNAIRLPGGASVFEQPSALRTILPFPVRQAAETQKKDLQYIGALDHSWSGGAKAWHDGWMDGWITAKTAATMAYYTREDIPLHYELADTFTVCDAYHSSIHTSTSPNRNHLWSGRTGYEPNGKRAVGNDAYAEGTHPGYGWGTYAERLEKAGVSWQTYTEWENFTDNQIEFFATFKAIARKALAKTGLTFMEAFYAKVRDAKDETERTELLATLEEGVATLNKRERSLFERGLRRVPTGKLAEEFADDVARGRLAKVSYLVPSALDSEHPSVSSPIHSATIVYKVLDALASHPDVWRRTAVFINYDENDGFFDHVPPPVPGGDSAEEREERWEGKPTGLGARVPMLVVSPWTVGGYVCSEVFDHTSVVRFLEKWTGVREPNISAWRRKVTGDLTGAFDFHRGHRRPDVEQPGAIPPFSGRWSPQPPLKQSMPVQEPGVRRARPLPYQPDADVRPGDEDGTLTVRLRNGGSSSAHFALYPYAGEFTIPQHQDVVRKGSWTVPVPGDTYSFTVTGPNGFRREFAGGKDGGGKDGQGKDGGARVASAITRREIHLTLANRGRRDLVFTVKPLGYVDESDIRRRTRTVRVKARSSRTVAWHTAGEHGWYDVEVTADGDAAFRRRLMGHIENGRASISG encoded by the coding sequence GTGACTCCGGAGATTTCGCGCAGACGCCTGATGGCGATCGGCGGCGGCGCGCTCGGCGCCGCCGCCGTCGGCTCGTTCCTGCCGCCCTCGCTGCAGGAGGCGCTCGCGCACGAGCCGCCGGCCCACGGCGGTCTCGACAAGATCGAGCACGTGGTCATCCTGATGCAGGAGAACCGGTCGTTCGACCACTACTTCGGTTCCCTGCGCGGTGTGCGCGGTTTCGGCGACCGCAACGCGATACGTCTCCCCGGGGGCGCCTCGGTCTTCGAGCAGCCGAGCGCCCTGCGCACCATCCTGCCGTTCCCCGTGCGGCAGGCCGCCGAGACGCAGAAGAAGGACCTCCAGTACATCGGCGCGCTCGACCACTCCTGGAGCGGCGGCGCCAAGGCCTGGCACGACGGCTGGATGGACGGCTGGATCACCGCCAAGACGGCGGCCACCATGGCGTACTACACGCGCGAGGACATCCCGCTGCACTACGAACTCGCCGACACCTTCACCGTCTGCGACGCCTACCACTCCTCCATCCACACCTCCACCAGCCCCAACCGCAACCACCTGTGGAGCGGCAGGACGGGGTACGAGCCGAACGGCAAGCGGGCCGTCGGCAACGACGCGTACGCCGAGGGCACGCACCCGGGGTACGGCTGGGGCACGTACGCCGAGCGCCTGGAGAAGGCGGGCGTCAGCTGGCAGACGTACACCGAGTGGGAGAACTTCACCGACAACCAGATCGAGTTCTTCGCCACCTTCAAGGCCATCGCCCGCAAGGCCCTGGCCAAGACGGGCCTCACCTTCATGGAGGCCTTCTACGCCAAGGTGCGCGACGCGAAGGACGAGACCGAGCGCACCGAGCTGCTCGCCACCCTGGAGGAGGGCGTCGCCACGCTGAACAAGCGGGAGCGGTCCCTCTTCGAGCGCGGTCTGCGGCGCGTGCCCACCGGGAAGCTCGCCGAGGAGTTCGCCGACGACGTCGCGCGGGGCAGGCTGGCGAAGGTCAGCTATCTGGTGCCGTCCGCCCTGGACTCCGAGCACCCCAGCGTCTCCTCGCCGATCCACAGCGCGACCATCGTCTACAAGGTGCTCGACGCCCTCGCCTCGCACCCGGACGTCTGGCGCCGCACCGCCGTCTTCATCAACTACGACGAGAACGACGGCTTCTTCGACCACGTACCGCCGCCCGTGCCCGGCGGCGACTCCGCCGAGGAGCGGGAGGAGCGCTGGGAGGGGAAGCCGACGGGGCTCGGCGCGCGCGTGCCGATGCTCGTCGTCTCGCCGTGGACCGTCGGCGGATACGTCTGCTCCGAAGTCTTCGACCACACCTCCGTCGTGCGCTTCCTGGAGAAGTGGACGGGCGTGCGGGAGCCCAACATCAGCGCCTGGCGCCGCAAGGTCACCGGCGACCTCACCGGCGCCTTCGACTTCCACCGTGGTCACCGGCGGCCCGACGTCGAGCAGCCGGGCGCCATCCCCCCGTTCAGCGGCCGCTGGTCCCCGCAGCCGCCCCTGAAGCAGTCCATGCCGGTCCAGGAACCGGGCGTCCGCCGCGCCCGCCCGCTGCCCTACCAGCCCGACGCCGACGTCAGGCCGGGCGACGAGGACGGCACGCTCACGGTGCGGCTGCGCAACGGCGGCAGCTCCAGCGCCCACTTCGCTCTCTACCCGTACGCGGGCGAGTTCACGATCCCGCAGCATCAGGACGTCGTGCGCAAGGGCTCCTGGACCGTGCCGGTGCCGGGGGACACGTACTCCTTCACCGTCACCGGTCCGAACGGCTTCCGGCGCGAGTTCGCGGGCGGCAAGGACGGCGGGGGCAAGGACGGGCAGGGCAAGGACGGCGGGGCGCGGGTCGCCTCCGCGATCACCCGGCGCGAGATCCACCTCACGTTGGCCAACCGGGGCCGCCGCGACCTCGTCTTCACCGTCAAGCCGCTCGGCTACGTGGACGAATCGGACATCCGGCGGCGGACGCGGACCGTCCGTGTGAAGGCCCGCAGCAGCCGTACGGTCGCGTGGCACACCGCCGGCGAGCACGGCTGGTACGACGTCGAGGTGACCGCCGACGGGGACGCCGCCTTCCGGCGCAGGCTCATGGGGCACATCGAGAACGGCCGCGCGAGCATCTCCGGCTGA
- the gatA gene encoding Asp-tRNA(Asn)/Glu-tRNA(Gln) amidotransferase subunit GatA, with the protein MTDIIKLTAAEIASRIASGELTAVEVTEAHLARIDAVDEKVHAFLHVDREGALAQARAVDEKRARGEKLGPLAGVPVALKDIFTTEGVPTTVGSKILEGWIPPYDATVTKRLKAADVVILGKTNMDEFAMGSSTENSAYGPTGNPWDLTRIPGGSGGGSSAALASYESPLALGTDTGGSIRQPAAVTGTVGVKPTYGGVSRYGMVAFSSSLDQGGPCARTVLDAALLHEVIAGHDELDSTSIDAPVPPVVEAARNGSVQGMRVGVVKQFRGEGYQAGVVQRFDESVELLKQLGAEIVELDCPTFDLALSAYYLIAPSECSSNLARFDAMRYGLRVGDDGTRSAEDVTALTREAGFGDEVKRRVILGTYALSSGYYDAYYGSAQKVRTLITREFEAAFEQVDVIVSPTTPTTAFPIGERADDPMAMYLADLCTIPTNLAGNAAMSLPCGLAPEDGLPVGLQIIAPAMKDDRLYKVGAAVEAAFVEKWGHPLLEEAPSL; encoded by the coding sequence ATGACGGACATCATCAAGCTCACCGCAGCAGAGATCGCGTCGAGGATCGCCTCCGGCGAGCTCACCGCGGTCGAGGTCACCGAGGCCCACCTGGCCCGCATCGACGCCGTCGACGAGAAGGTCCACGCCTTCCTGCACGTCGACCGCGAGGGCGCCCTCGCGCAGGCCCGCGCCGTCGACGAGAAGCGCGCCCGGGGCGAGAAGCTCGGCCCGCTGGCCGGCGTCCCCGTCGCGCTCAAGGACATCTTCACCACCGAGGGCGTGCCGACCACGGTCGGCTCGAAGATCCTCGAGGGCTGGATCCCGCCGTACGACGCGACCGTCACCAAGCGCCTGAAGGCCGCCGACGTCGTCATCCTCGGCAAGACCAACATGGACGAGTTCGCCATGGGGTCCTCCACCGAGAACAGCGCGTACGGGCCCACCGGCAACCCCTGGGACCTCACCCGCATCCCCGGCGGCTCCGGCGGCGGTTCGTCCGCCGCCCTCGCCTCGTACGAGAGCCCGCTTGCCCTCGGCACGGACACCGGCGGCTCGATCCGCCAGCCCGCGGCCGTCACCGGCACGGTCGGCGTCAAGCCGACCTACGGCGGCGTGTCCCGGTACGGCATGGTCGCGTTCAGCTCCAGCCTCGACCAGGGCGGCCCCTGTGCCCGCACCGTCCTCGACGCCGCGCTGCTGCACGAGGTCATCGCCGGTCACGACGAGCTCGACTCGACGTCCATCGACGCCCCGGTCCCGCCGGTCGTCGAGGCCGCGCGCAACGGCTCGGTCCAGGGCATGCGCGTCGGCGTCGTCAAGCAGTTCCGCGGCGAGGGCTACCAGGCCGGTGTCGTGCAGCGCTTCGACGAGTCGGTGGAGCTGCTCAAGCAGCTCGGTGCCGAGATCGTCGAGCTGGACTGCCCGACGTTCGACCTGGCGCTCTCCGCGTACTACCTGATCGCGCCCTCCGAGTGCTCCTCGAACCTCGCCCGCTTCGACGCCATGCGCTACGGCCTGCGCGTCGGCGACGACGGCACGCGGTCCGCGGAGGACGTCACCGCGCTGACCCGCGAGGCGGGCTTCGGCGACGAGGTCAAGCGCCGCGTCATCCTCGGTACGTACGCGCTCAGCTCCGGCTACTACGACGCGTACTACGGCAGCGCCCAGAAGGTCCGCACGCTCATCACCCGCGAGTTCGAAGCGGCGTTCGAGCAGGTCGACGTGATCGTCTCCCCGACGACGCCGACCACGGCGTTCCCGATCGGCGAGCGCGCCGACGACCCGATGGCGATGTACCTCGCCGACCTGTGCACCATCCCGACCAACCTGGCGGGCAACGCCGCCATGTCGCTGCCCTGCGGCCTCGCGCCGGAGGACGGCCTGCCCGTCGGACTGCAGATCATCGCCCCCGCCATGAAGGACGACCGGCTGTACAAGGTCGGCGCTGCCGTCGAGGCCGCCTTCGTGGAAAAGTGGGGTCACCCGCTGCTTGAGGAGGCACCGTCGCTGTGA